In Betta splendens chromosome 1, fBetSpl5.4, whole genome shotgun sequence, the genomic stretch GCTGCTCAAGATGTACATGGCAGGACTGAACGCCATCCAGACGTaggttcctgtgtgtgtgtgtgtgtgtgtgtgtgtgtgtgtgtgtgtgtgtgtgtgtgtgtgtgtgtgtgtgtgtgtgtgtgtgtccaaagcGCTGACGCCTTGTTTCCTGAAGGTACATCCCCTGGAACTACCACGAGGACTCTCCAGGCCAGTACAACTTCAGTGGAGACCGGGATCTCATCCACTTCCTCCAACTCGCCCAGGACGTCGGTTTGCTGGTCATCCTCCGGCCTGGACCCTACATATGCGCAGAGTGGGACATGGTGAGTGCAGCTTTTGGTGCTTTTCTCATTATTTGGGGAAAATGGACAACGTTGAACTTGTAGCCTGTGActtaataagaataaaaaaaggaacTGAGCTTTTTATATCTTAGTAGTTTCACGGTAAATAGAAGAACTACTGTACTTTTCTGTTTATGTGAGGAAATGGGAACCAAAACTATTCTGTTTACTGTTGCACCTGCATCCGTTTAAatccactcccactcccactgtCCGTTCACTCAGGGCGGGCTGCCAGCGTGGCTCCTCAGGAACAAAGACATTGTGCTGCGGTCCTCGAATCCAGGTACGAGTGATTGTCAAACCGGGTGAGGGAGGATCAAACATGGACTGCCCGCGTACAAAtccagtgcgtgtgtgttttagatTACATCGCGGCCGTGGATCAGTGGATGGGAAAGCTGCTGCCTATGATAAAGCCGTACCTCTACCAGAATGGTGGTCCCATCATCACGGTGCAGGTGAGCAGGATCCAGACAACGTTGAGGCTCAAGAGCCATTCAGGTAAGACGTAACGTCTCACTGTGGACGTCACAGGTGGAGAATGAATATGGCAGCTACTTCGCCTGTGACTACAACTACCTGCGGCACCTGACCAAGCTGTTCCGCTCCCACCTGGGGCAGGAGGTGGTGCTGTTCACCACAGACGGAGCCGGGCTGGGCTACCTGAAGTGCGGCTCCATAGAGGGTCTCTACGCCACAGTGGACTTTGGCCCAGGTGtgtgttaaataaaaataaataaagtaaaaacacgTCGCACAAACGCACCTATTGTGTGTCTTCGCTCATTCTGCAGGTGCGAATATCACCGCTGCCTTTGGAGCTCAGAGATACGCTGAACCCCGCGGACCTCTGGTGGGTTCTCCCCCAGCGCCTTTCATCGGTTCCGATCGGGACGCTCACTAATCAGACCTGCTCCTCACGCAGGTGAACTCCGAGTTTTACACTGGGTGGCTGGACAACTGGGGGTCCCCTCACGCCTCCGTGTCGCCTGAGGCCGTGACGAAGACCCTGAATGAGATGCTGGCCAAGGGCGCCAACGTCAACATGTGCGTGAGGAGATTCACTGTGATCTTATCGGTGAATAGCAAAAATGTCTGCTTGTGTTATGAACGTTATAAAATGATAATCAGAACAGCCAATGGGCCGTGTTAAAGTCATTAGACCACCCACAGCTGACTCCTGCCTCCCCCTCACAGGTACATGTTCATAGGAGGAACCAACTTCGCTTACTGGAATGGTGAGTGCGCCTCCACAGGCTGGTTTAACCTAACTTACTCTGAGGCTGTTTTTAAATGACCCGTAATGTGCACTGTTCACACCTGCAGGCGCCAACGGTCCGTACAAACCCCAGCCCACGAGCTACGACTACGACGCTCCGCTCACAGAAGCAGGAGACCTCACAAAGAAATATTTTGCCATCCAGTCAGTGATCAAAATGGTTCGTACACcaagttttgtgtgtgtgcgtgtgtgcgtgcgtgcgtgcgcacgcgCGACAGTGGTAATAATTCTGTAACGTGTTTCTGTAACAGTACCACAAAATACCAGTAGGACCAGTACCACCAACTACTCCAAAGTATGCGTATGGGTCTGTTGAGATGAAGAAGGTAGGAACCCAGCAGTCCATGAAAATCAAAATATTTGCATATTATACATGCACAGATATGAATCCAGCCCTGTTCTGTTGCAGCTCCAGACGATTTCAGAAGCCTTGGACAAGCTGTCCATGTCCGGCCCAGTCAGAAGCAAGGACCCTCTGACTTTTACTGAGCTGAAGCAGGTACAGTGTCCTCCAGTAGTTTTCAGCTCACCTTTTTTATACATGGGTTTCTTTAGTGAAAACGCTTTACTGGTGATAATTGCTATTAACTTATTGATATTTGCagtgatttgtttgtgttttttctgctttcatcCTGCAGAACTTTGGTTTTGTGCTCTACAGGACGACTCTGCCTGTGAATTGCAGCAAACCAACTCCACTGTCCTCCCCACTCAACGGCATCCATGATAGAGCCTATGTGTCAGTGGACGGGGTGAGTCTGCCCTCACTCAAAGACGGCCACGTGCACCGACTGGGTTTATTGGATTTGACTTCAGATATTAATGTGAGCTATGTTTCGATGTTTTCTTTAGGTAGCTGCAGGGATTCTTGAAAGGTCCAAAGTTATAGCCATAAATGTGACTGGGAAGGCTGGCAGTCAACTGGACATACTGGTGGAGAACCTGGGACGCATCAACTATGGAAAAGAAATCAATGACTTCAAGGTTTTTATTTGTCCCGCAATTCTGGTGTACGCTGATGTATCAGAAGAGGAAAAAACCTTAAGGCTGGATTTAATAGCGTTCCTACTCCTTTTTCACAGGGTATCGTGTCCGCGCTGAACCTGGCCACGGTCCCACTCACTAACTGGACCATGTACAGTCTCAGTATTGATGAAGCAGTCAGTGAAGGCCTGCTTGGAGCCAGAGAAGCCACACACAGAGCCCCTCCTCAGCCTGTTGCCCTCTCCCCTCCAACCTTCTACGGCGGCAGCTTCATCATCCCCGACGGCATCCCGGACCTTCCTCAGGACACCTACATACAGCTGCCCAAATGGAGGAAGGCACGTCACACCTTTATTACACATAAAGTATTATTACACATAAAAACGATGTAGTGAACCTGTTGTCAAACTTCTGTTTTTCAGGGTCAGATCTGGATTAACGGCTTCAACCTGGGACGTTACTGGCCAAGTCGAGGACCTCAAGTGACACTTTTTGTTCCTGCCAACGTCCTCAGCACAGCCGCACCCAACAACGTGACAGTCCTGGAGCTGGAAGGGGCTCCCTGCAGCTCGGGTCCGTGCACGGTGGAGTTCACCACCGACCCCATCCTGAACGGCCCGGTTCATGGTGATCACACGCGGCGCCGCATCCCGTTTGCAAAGGAGGATCTGCTATGATGAAGGGAGCTCTCCACCGCACAGAGCAAATCAATTTGCACAGCTCGTTGATCATTTGAGCCCCGTGTTTATTTTAGGGATAGATGTATGTTTTAAGATGTGTCGTGTGACAGGAGATAAAACTgagaagtaaaattagttattGAATCTAAATCAAATTTTTACCAATgctatttttaatttgtttttacaaagGGATTATCACTGCCAACATTTATTGGCCTGTACTGTATTTCAGTGAATGCTTTATTTTTGTATACGTGGAACACATCAGGGAAAACACGTCATGGTGATATGTTGAAGCTATACAATAATATGATTGTAAAATTTATGCCTTTCAgttcaaatattaaacaaaggAAGTATCTACTTTCTAttttcacaaaatgtttgtgcagataaaatgtttttttgtttattgatgtAGTTGGTTTAAATAATAGGTTGTATAGTTGAATTTACCCGCGTATTAATGGGGAGCCATTTTTATTACAACACATTGCTGGAATTTCAATGTGAAAACTCTAAAGACGTTCTGGCTCTGACGTACGTCTGGCGGTTGTGCGCGTGTTTgaccagtaggtggcagtaatgaGTCAACGAGCGGGTTTCCGATAGAAACAACacatccctgaagaagagagcaAACGAAACTTGTTAGCGTTTCGGAGGAGGGCGGAGGCCTGCAGGAAAATCGACGAGCACAGCAAACTATACGATGATGGGTAAAACTATCTCGTTTGAATGAAATGTATAGTTAACAGTTTAAAATTTGGTGTTTTAGTTTTCATACAGCTCAGTTCTATGTAACTAACGTTATGAAGGTTTAGCATTAGCCAGCTAGTCAGGTGCTGTCTTTGTTACCTATCTAACGTTCAAGTCTTatgttaatataatatttatgatTAAAGATGTCGAACAATTATACCTCTAACACTGGCAACTGTCGCTGTCATTTTCAAATTGGCAATAAATTTAAACAACCGGATAAACTGTATGTAACAGGCTGTGTTTATAGCATTAGCCTGTAGCTAAACACTAAACTAACCAATGTGTGTTCGACT encodes the following:
- the glb1 gene encoding beta-galactosidase, with the translated sequence MMSPLGAATSMLLLLLVSGRSLSAPRSFSIDYQNDCFRKDGERFRYISGSIHYNRIPRVYWKDRLLKMYMAGLNAIQTYIPWNYHEDSPGQYNFSGDRDLIHFLQLAQDVGLLVILRPGPYICAEWDMGGLPAWLLRNKDIVLRSSNPDYIAAVDQWMGKLLPMIKPYLYQNGGPIITVQVENEYGSYFACDYNYLRHLTKLFRSHLGQEVVLFTTDGAGLGYLKCGSIEGLYATVDFGPGANITAAFGAQRYAEPRGPLVNSEFYTGWLDNWGSPHASVSPEAVTKTLNEMLAKGANVNMYMFIGGTNFAYWNGANGPYKPQPTSYDYDAPLTEAGDLTKKYFAIQSVIKMYHKIPVGPVPPTTPKYAYGSVEMKKLQTISEALDKLSMSGPVRSKDPLTFTELKQNFGFVLYRTTLPVNCSKPTPLSSPLNGIHDRAYVSVDGVAAGILERSKVIAINVTGKAGSQLDILVENLGRINYGKEINDFKGIVSALNLATVPLTNWTMYSLSIDEAVSEGLLGAREATHRAPPQPVALSPPTFYGGSFIIPDGIPDLPQDTYIQLPKWRKGQIWINGFNLGRYWPSRGPQVTLFVPANVLSTAAPNNVTVLELEGAPCSSGPCTVEFTTDPILNGPVHGDHTRRRIPFAKEDLL